A section of the Cygnus olor isolate bCygOlo1 chromosome 14, bCygOlo1.pri.v2, whole genome shotgun sequence genome encodes:
- the KCNMB1 gene encoding calcium-activated potassium channel subunit beta-1, whose protein sequence is MLGKKLVTAQKRGETRALCLGLGMVACSMMMYFFIGITIVPFYTKSVWTTETVCKVLRATIEDKVLCPDSKGSEDEGVCHYPCLQVWVNLTASGQEVMLYQTEDTLERNTKCSYVPGNSENPKEVQARIETIANNFKKYQTFPCYYDPGGTQTNVILSRIYPPRGLLFTFLWPTLMFTGGCLIIILVKLSQYVSVLSAWQ, encoded by the exons ATGTTGGGAAAAAAGTTGGTGACCGCTCAGAAGCGAGGGGAGACGAGAGCCCTGTGTCTGGGGCTGGGGATGGTCGCGTGCTCCATGATGATGTACTTCTTCATTGGGATCACCATTGTGCCATTCTACACTAAAAG CGTTTGGACAACAGAAACCGTGTGCAAGGTGCTCAGAGCCACCATTGAGGACAAAGTCCTCTGCCCAGACAGCAAGGGCTCGGAGGACGAGGGTGTCTGTCACTATCCTTGTCTCCAGGTGTGGGTTAATCTGACAGCCTCGGGGCAGGAGGTCATGCTCTATCAGACTGAAGATACACTGGAAAGAAACACTAAG TGCTCCTACGTGCCAGGCAACTCTGAGAACCCCAAAGAGGTTCAAGCACGAATAGAAACCATTGCaaacaatttcaaaaaataCCAGACTTTCCCGTGCTACTATGACCCCGGAGGAACACAGACCAATGTCATTTTGAGCAGAATTTACCCCCCCAGAGGTCTCCTCTTCACTTTCCTTTGGCCTACACTCATGTTCACTGGTGGATGTCTGATTATAATCCTGGTAAAGTTAAGCCAGtatgtttctgttctttctgcttggcagtag